The Quatrionicoccus australiensis nucleotide sequence AGGTCGGAGGCCTTGTTCTTGACACCAAAGGCCAGCAGTTCGGTAATGTCCATACGGATCGTCCTTAAGGCGCGTGTATACTGGGGGCAGACGCAATTCCAATGGATTATGAGCGCAATCGCCACCAACCTGCAAGCTGTCCGGGCCCGCATCGCCACTGCGGCAAGCGCGGCCGGCCGGACGCCGGAAAGCATCGCGCTGCTGGCCGTCAGCAAGACCAAGCCACTGGCCGACGTACTGACCGCTGCCGCCGCCGGACAGATCGCCTTTGGCGAAAACTACGTCCAGGAAGGCTGCGAAAAGGCAGCCGCAACGGTCGGCCGCTCTCTCGAGTGGCATTTCATCGGCCCGCTGCAAAGCAACAAGACGCGGCTGGTCGCCGAGCATTTTGCCTGGGTGCACTCGGTCGACCGCCTGAAAATCGCCGAAAGGCTGTCGGCACAGCGCCCGGCCGACCTGCCGCCGCTCCAGGTCTGCGTCCAGGTCAATGTCTCCGGCGAAGCGAGCAAGAGCGGTTGCACGCCGGACGAAGCGCTCGCCTTGTGCCAGGCCGTCGCCACCCTGCCGAATTTGCGCCTGCGCGGCCTGATGACCATTCCCGAGCCGACCGACGACGTTGCTATGCAGCGCGCGCCGTTGCGCCAGTTGCGTGAAATTTACGAATCGATCCGGGCGGCCGGCTTGCCGCTCGATACCTTGTCCATGGGCATGACCCACGATCTTGAAGCAGCCATTGCCGAAGGTGCGACCATCGTCCGCGTCGGCACGGCCATTTTTGGTGAGAGAAACTACACATGAAGATTACATTCCTTGGCGGCGGCAACATGGCCAACGCGCTGATCGGCGGCATGCTCAAGCAGGGCTTCGCCGCGGCTGACATCACGGTCATCGACCCGGGCAGCGAAGCACGTGCCAAGCTGGCACAAAGCTACGCGGTCAACTGCCTGGAATCGGCCGAAATGCTCGCCGCGGCCGGCGACGTGCTGCTCCTCGCGGTCAAGCCGCAGCAGATGAAGGAGGCCCTTGCGCCGCTCGCCGGCAAACTGGGCAACGCGCTGGTCATCAGCATCGCCGCCGGCCTCGACATGACCGCCCTGTCGCGCTGGCTGGGCGGCCATCGCCAGATCGTCCGCTGCATGCCCAACACGCCGGCCCTGATCGGCGCCGGCATCACCGGGCTGTGTGCCCGCCCGGAAGTCAGCACTGAGCAGCGCGCTACCGCTGACCGCGTTTTGCGCACCGTCGGCACCACGGTCTGGATCGAGGACGAAGCAAAAATCGACGGCGTCACCGCCATTTCAGGCAGCGGTCCGGCCTACGTTTTCCTGTTCATCGAAGCCCTGCAGCAGGCCGCCGCCGATCTCGGCTTCACGCCGGAACAGGGCCGCCTGCTGGCCATCGAAACGGTGCAGGGTGCCGCCGCGCTGGCTGCCAACTCTGCCGAGCCGGCATCCGTGCTGCGCGAACGCGTGACCTCCAAGGGTGGCACCACCGCTGCCGCCCTGCAGGTCATGGCCGACACCGGCGTCAAGGAAGGCATAGTCGCTGGCTGCATGGCCGCTGCCGCCCGCGGCCAGGAACTCGGCAAGATACTCGGAGCCGATTGATGCAAGCCCTTCTCTTTCTGGTCGACACCGTTATCGGTTTTTTCTGCACGCTGTTCCTGCTGCGCTTCATGATGCAGGCGATGCGTGTTTCGTTCGCCGGCCAGATCGGCAGTTTCGTCGTTGCGCTGACCAATTGGGCAGTCAAACCGCTGCGCCGCATCATTCCCGGCATTGGCGGCTTCGACTGGGCCAGCCTGCTTGCCGCACTCGCCCTGCAACTGTTGCTCGCCATATTCCTTGTCGCCATCTCGGGGCGCGACCCGGGCAGCGACGGCGGCACGCTCGCCCTGATGGCACTCTGGTTCGCACTGCGCAGCCTGCTCCGCCTGGCGATCTACATCCTGATCGGCACCCTGATCCTGCAAGCCGTGCTGTCCTGGATCAACCCCTACTCGCCGTTCGCAGCACCGGCCCATCAGCTGACCCGGCCGCTGCTCGATCCGATCCGGCGCATCGTACCGCTGATTTCCGGCATCGACCTGTCGCCGCTGGTCGCCATCCTGCTGCTCCAGGCAGCCCTGATGTTCCTGTGAGCGAGTGGTTTCGCCAGGCTGGGGACGGGCGCATCACGCTGACCCTGCACATCCAGCCCGGCGCCAAGAAGACGGAATTTGCCGGCCTGCATGGCGATGCCCTGAAAATCCGGCTTGCCGCACCGCCGGTGGACGGCAAGGCGAATGAAGCGCTGGTTCGCTTTCTCGCCGACGTGCTCGACCTGCCGAAATCGGCTGTCGTCCTGAAAAGCGGCCAGACTTCACGCCGCAAGGTGCTCGAAGTAAGCGGCAGCGATAGCGCACGCATCAGCGCACTGAGCGGCATCTGAGGCAACAAAAAAGCGGGCAATTGCCCGCTTTTCGCTTGCTTTCCCGACTTTACTTCACCGGTGCCGCCGGCTTGGGCACTGCGGCGGCGGGCGCCGGTGGAACAGCCTTTGCAGCGGCCTTGGGGGCCGGCGGTGCTTCACCCCCGCCCACCGTCAGCTCGCTGCGCAGCTTGTCCAGGGTCTTCGTACCGAAGCCCTTGACGGCCTTGAGGTCGTCGACGCTCTTGAATGGACCGTTCTTGCTCCGGTAATCGATGATGGCCTTGGCCTTGCCGGGGCCGATACCTTTTACCGTATCGAGTTCTTCCTGCGTTGCCGTGTTGATGTTGACTGCGGCAAAGGCCAGATTGATGCTCGCCAGTACGGCAAGAATCAGCAACAGAACATGCTTCATGAATGCTCACCTCCGTGATTGTCAGTGTGTGATTGATCTTCGTCATTTGCAGCGCCACCGCAAGGCAGGCGATGCAAATGACATACTAGTGACCAACCGACAAAAACACAGGTGCTTGATTTGTCAATTTTTGTAATGCCGCGAGCATTACGCCGTATAAACAACACGCCCTTCGGCCAGGGTCAGCCTGACCTGTCCGCTCATCGCATAACCCAGCCAGGGCGAATTCTTGCCGCGGCTCTTCAGGGCCTCCGGGGTCACCAGCCAGCTGGCAGCCGGATCGAAAACGCAGACATCCGCCGTCGTCCCCACGCCGAGCTGGCCAAGCGGCAGACCGAGCACTTCGGCCGGAGCCGAAGTGATGCGGGCGAGCGCAGCGGACAGCGATACCCCGGCCGCTTCGGCCCATTTCAGGGTCAGCGGCAGCAGGAGCTCCAAGCCGGTGGCGCCTGGCTTGGCTTCACCGAAGGGCAGCAGCTTGTCATCGGCACCGACCGGCGTATGGTCGGAACAAATCGCTGCCAGACCGGCGCCGGCGGCATTCGACAGCGCCAGACGATCGCTTTGCGCGCGCAAGGGCGGGCAGAAGCGGGCGTGCGGATTGAAGAAGCCGATGTCGTTTTCGGTCAGCAGCAGGTGATGGATGCCGATATCGAAAGTCACCGGCAGGCCTTCGTCACGCGCCGCCTTGAGCAGCGCAACACCGGCCGCCGAGGAGAGTCGGGTCAGATGGACGCGACAGCCGGTGTCGCGCACCAGCTGGACGATAGTGGCAATCGCGATGGTTTCGGCGGCGACCGGAATGCCGGCCAGACCGAGCCGGCTGGCAACTTCGCCCTCATGCGCGATGCCGTTGCGCGACAGCCAGTGGTCCTGCGGCTGCAGCCAGACGGCAAAACCGAAGGTGGCGGCATATTCCATGGCGCGCAGCAGCGCTTCGGTATCGACCACCGGCTTGTTGGCCTGCGAGAAAGCCACGCAGCCCGCCTTTTTCAGGCCGGCCAGTTCGGCCAGACGTTCGCCGTTCAAACCCAGGGTCAGGGCGCCGAGCGGCAGGATGCGTGCCTTGCCGATTTCCTCGCCGCGATGCACCAGGCGGTCGGCCAGTTCCGGCTCGTCGAGCGGCGGATCGGCATCCGGCGGCACGACGACCGAGGTCACACCGCCGGCAACGGCGGCCGCCAGTTCGGCCTGGATGCTGTTGAGGCGGGCACCGAGGTCGATCAGGCCGGGGCAGACGATGCAGCCGCTCGCGTCGATGCTCTTGTCGGCAACGAAACCGGCCGGCGCATCGCCGACTGCGGCGATCTTGCCATCGGCAATGTAAAGACTGGCCAGACGGTCGACGCCGTTTTTCGGGTCAATAACGCGGCCGTTCAGAATGACTGTGTTCATCTCAATTCCCCGCAACGATGCTCATGACGGCCATGCGCACGGCAATACCGAAAGTGACCTGGGGCAGGATCACGGCCTGCGAACCGTCGGCAACGGCCGAGTGGATTTCGACACCGCGGTTCATCGGCCCCGGGTGCATGACGATGGCGTCCGGCTTGGCGCGCGCCAGTTTCTGCGGCGTCAGGCCGTAGTGACGGAAATACTCGCCGGCCGACGGCAGCAGGGCGCCGGTCATGCGCTCGTTCTGCAGGCGCAGCATGATCACCACGTCGCAATCCTTGAGGCCTTCTTCCATGTCGTGGAAGACCCGCACGCCGAGCTTGTCCATATATTTGGGGAGCAGCGTTTCCGGACCGATCGCACGCACTTCCGGCACACCGAGCGTGGTCAGGGCGTGGATGTCGGAGCGGGCGACGCGCGAGTGCAGGATGTCGCCGACGATGGCGACGCGCAGTTGCGTGAAGTCCTTCTTGTAATGGCGGATGGTGTACATGTCGAGCAGGCCCTGCGTCGGATGCGCATGCCGCCCGTCGCCGGCATTGACGACGTGGATGTCATCGCGCCCGACGCGCTGCAGGTGTTCGGCGATCAGGTAGGGCGCGCCGGAGGAGGCATGCCGTACGACGAACAGGTTGGCGTGCATCGCACACAGGTTGTCGATGGTGTCGAGCAGGGTCTCGCCCTTGCTCGCCGACGACTTGTTGATGTCGAGGTTGATGACGTCGGCGGACAGGCGCTTGGCGGCAATCTCGAAGGTGGTACGGGTACGCGTCGAGTTCTCGAAGAACAGGTTGAAGACGCTCTTGCCGCGCAGCAGCGGCACCTTCTTCACTTCACGCGCCGAAACTTCCATGAAGGATTCGGCGGTATCGAGAATCTGGGTGAGGATGGCCTTGGGCAGGCCCTCGATCGACAACAGATGGGCGAGCTCGCCGTTCTTGTTCAACTGCGGGTTATACATTTTCCAGCCTCCAGGCGAGTTGACCGCTGGCGTTGCGATCAAGAACCAGATTCTGACCATCCTGCAAAGTCACATCCCAGACACCCCAGGTCGGCGCCACCGGCAGTTCGCGGCCACCGCGGTCGGCGAGCACGGCGAGATCGATCGAAGCCGGACGACCGTAGTCGAACAGTTCGTTGATCGCGGCGCGCGTCGTACGTCCGGTGTAGAGCACGTCATCGACCAGGATCAGGTGACGACCTTCGACATCGAAGGGAATCAGCGTCGGTCGACACTGCGGATGCAGGCCTTTTTCGGCGAAGTCGTCGCGGTAGAAGGAAACGTCGATCATGCCGATTTCTTCCGGCAGGCCAAGCAGCTCCTTCAGGCGCTCGGCGATCCAGGCACCACCGCTGTAAATGCCGACCAGCGCCGGATTCTTGTGCAGTTGCGGCCGGATCAGCTCGGCCAGTTGGCGGCACTGCGCCTCGGCATCGGGCAGGGAATCAAGTTGTTGGGACATGCGGACTTTCAAACCAGGTTTGGAGAATGAGTTGGGCGGCCACCGCGTCGAGCAGCGGCTTGGCGGATTTGCTGTTGCGGCCGGTTTCGCGCAGGCGGGCTTCGGCATCGAGCGAAGTCAGGCGCTCGTCGGCAAAGCCGACCGGGATGTTGTAGCGACGTTTCAGGCGCTCGGCGAACTTGGTCGCCAGCCGGGTCATTTCGTGCGGCGTGCCGTCGGCATGGGTGGGCAGGCCGACCACCAACTGCTCAGGCTGCCATTCGGCAACCAGTTTGGCGATCGCGGCGAAGCGGTCGTCGTTCGATTCGGCATGGATGGTGGTCAGCGGATGCGCCGTACCGAGCAGGGTTTCGCCGGTCGCCACACCGATGCGCTTTTCACCGAAATCAAAGGCGAGGACAGTACCCACCTAGGCGTGCCCGGCCACGTCGGAGAGCTGCGTGAAGCTGATGCCCAGCTTCTGCATCGCCGCCGGCAGGCGCTCTTCCGGCGGCAGGTCGAACAGGATGCTGGCCTTGGCCGGCACGGTCAACCATGAATTCTGGGCCAATTCCGCCTCGAGCTGACCGGCATCCCAGCCGGCATAGCCGAGGGTGACGATGATCTCCGACGGCAGACCATCACTGGCCACTGCCGCCAGCACATCGCGCGAACTGGTCAGGCCGACTTCCTCATTGACCGCCAGCGTCGATTGCCACTGCCCGACCGGACGATGCAGCACGAAACCGCGATCGAGCTGCACTGGGCCACCGAAATAGACCGGCCGGCCGGCCATGTCGCCGGCGTCGAGCTTGATGTCGATTTTCTCGAACAACCCGGCCAGGTCCATGTCGATCGGTCGATTGACGATCACGCCCAGCGCCCCGTTCTCGTTGTGTTCGCAGATATAGACGAGGGCATGCGCGAAATACGGGTCTTCCAGCGCCGGCATGGCGATCAGGAAGTTGTCGGTCAGATTGATGCTGTTCATGGCTGGAATTTTAATGGAAAAACGCACCACCTGCCGGCCATGGCGTGTTTGCCGTTGAGCGATGCTCCTGTCACAAGCCTGTCATCAGCCGCACCGGATAATCCGGATATGGCATTGCCATTGCGCAAGTCACCTTAGGAGCATTTTTTAACCACCGAAGGCCCGCCCTGCGGGCCGTTCGGCTTTTCGATATTTCAGGGCAAATGATGAACAAGAAAATCAGCGTGCTGGCCGTTGCGGCAGCCTGCGGCCTGGCCGGCTGTTTCGACGACGGCGGCAGTTCCGGCGGGTCAGGCAAACTGCTCGACTCCGCCGTCGAAGGTGTTGCCTACTCGGCCAGCCCTTCCGGCAAATCCGGCACCACCGACAGCGCCGGCACCTTTTCCTGCAATCCGGGCGACCAGGTCAGTTTCCGGATCGGCGGCATCCTGCTTGGCAGCAGCGCTTGCAGCGCCACGGTGACGCCGCTCGAATTGGCCAATATTGCGGCGTGGACCGGTAGCGACGACAAGGTCAACAACCGCCTGCTCTTCCTGCAGTCGCTCGACGATGACGACAATCCGGCCAACGGCATCCGCATCACACCGGCAGTCGCCAGCGCCCTGGCCGGTGCCACGCTCGATTTCACGCTGAGCGCCAGTAACTTCGACAGCGCGCTGGGCGCTGCACTGCCGGCGCTCAGCGATGCCTTTGGCATTCATTACAACGACCGCACCCCGACCGATGCCCGGCGCACGCTGGCCAAGGATCACTTCGAAGGCAGCCTGGCCAGCGTTCTTGGCGAGACCGAAACCACCAAGCTGAGCCAGGCTTCGGCAGGCGGTGAAGTGGGAATCACCAAATACACCCTCGATGCCGACAGCGGCCTGTTCATCCCTTACGACGGCATCAATGTCGCTGCGGGCAAGGATTTCGCCAAAGGCTTCTTCCCTGCTGTCGGCTCCGGACTCGCCTTCAAAGGCACTGCCGCCAACGGTGATCTTGAGTTCTACGCGATTACCGACCGCGGCCCGAACGGTGACAGCCCGCTTGCACCGGTGCCGGGCAACACCGCCGTCAGCAGCATCAGCAAGATGTTCCCGGCGCCGTCCTTCACACCATCGATCGGCCTGATCTCGGTCGGCAAGAAAGGTGCCGTGATCAAGTCGCTGCTGCCCATCAAGTCCGATGCGACGAACAAGATCAGCGGCCGCCCGCTGCCCGCCGGCACGACCGGCAGCAGCGGTGAAATCCCGCTCACCGACGAACTCAAGTTCGACGTCGCCAAGGCCAATTTCGACAGTCATGGCCTCGACCCGGAAAGCCTGGTCTACGACGCGGCCAACAAGGTCTTCTGGACCTCCGATGAATACGGGCCGTTCATCGTCAAGATCGACGCCAAGACTGGCGTCATCCTCGCCAAATACCAGCCCGGCAGCGCTGCCGGCGACTTGCCGGAAGTCCTCAAGTACCGCCGCGCCAACCGCGGCATGGAAGGCCTGGCGATGAGCAGCAGCGGCATCCTGCACGGCTTCCTGCAAAGCCCGATCGACCCGTTCGACGCCAATGGCAAGTCGGTCGAGACCATCGATGCCTCCGACTTCGACCAGGACAGCAAGAACACCGACAAGGTCAAGCTCAAGGACTTCGCGCAGTTTGCCCGCTGGCTGGAATTCAACCCGACGACGGGCACATCGAAGCTCTACGCCTACCCGCTCAACTATCCGCTCAGCGCCAACGGTGAAAAATGGGACCGCAACCGCACCGGCAGCGCCAAGCTCGGCGACCTGCTCGCCTTGCCCAACGGCAAGTTCCTGGTCATCGAGCAGGGTGCCGACAGCACCGGCAAGGTCCGCAATTTCGTCATGCTGGTCGAAATCCCTAGCAACGTCACCGACATCGCCAGTGACGGCATCGAGCTGGAGAAGAACAGCATCGACGGCAGCACCGCCACGCCGCATCCGTGGTCTTCCGTCGTCAAGCTGAAGAAGACCGTACTGCTCGACCTCAACGCCCTCGGCTGGAGCGCCGAAAAGGCAGAAGGCCTGGCCCTGGTCAATGGCAACACCATCGCACTGATCAACGACAACGATTTCGGCCTGCGTACCATCCTGCTCGACAGTTCAGGCAAAGAAGTCGCCGGCGACATCACGTCCTGTACCGTCGACGTCAATGGCAGCATCGTAAACGACGGCAATTGCGCGGCCGGTGCGGTGAGCGGGCGCGTCACCCGCGGCAGCGACAGCGAGCGACCGACCCGCCTCTGGCTGTTCCGCCTGCCGCAGGCGCTGGGCAGCTATACCCTGCCCTGAGCGAAACAGCACCCCAGCAGGGCCGGAGCGATCCGGCCCTTTTGCGTTGACCGGGGCGACTGGAATTTCCAGTGCGAAACGGGTACAAGCAAAGCATGACTGCCACCAAAGCCCTCGTCTGGTTCCGCCGCGACCTGCGCGACCATGACCACGCCGCCCTTGCCGCGGCAATCCACGCCGCGCCGCAGGTTTATTGCGCCTTTGTTTTCGACAGCGAGATTCTCGATGCGCTGCCGACGCGCCAGGACAGGCGCGTCGATTTCATCCACGCCTCGCTGCTGGAGCTCGATGCTGCGCTGCGTGCCCGCGGCGGTGGGCTGATCGTCCGGCACGGCAAGGCGAGCGAAGAAATTCCGCGGCTCGCCGGTCAACTCGGCGTCACGGCCGTTTTTGCCAATCGCGATTACGAACCGGCTGCCAAGCAACGCGATGGCGCGGTCGCCGCCCGCCTGCAGACGCAGGGCATCGCCTTCCATGCCTGCAAGGACCAGGCGATCTTCGATGGCGACGAAGTGCTGACCCAGGCCGGCAAGCCGTTTTCAGTCTTCACCCCCTACAAGAATGCCTGGCTGAAACGCCTGACTGCGGCCGACCACGGCATTTTTGCCTGTGCCGGCGCGTTGACCGATAGCGGCCTGAGCGGCGTGCCGACCCTGGAGGAAATCGGTTTCACCGCGACCGACCTGGCCGCCGTCGGCATCCGCCCCGGCATGTCCGGCGCACAGGCGCTGTGGGATGATTTCCGCGCCGGCCGCATCACGCGCTATGGCACGCTGCGCGACTTCCCTGCCGTGAAAGGCGTGTCCTACCTGTCGGTCCACCTGCGTTTCGGCACCATTTCCATCCGCGAACTGGTGCGTACCGCACTCGCCCAGCAAGCCGATGTCTGGCTCAGCGAACTGATCTGGCGCGATTTCTATTTCATGATCCTCGACCGTTTTCCGCACGTCGTCGGCCACGCCTTCAAGCCGGCCTACGATGCCATCACCTGGGCCGACTGGCCGGCCGGTTTCGCCGCCTGGTGCGAAGGCCGGACCGGTTATCCGCTGGTCGATGCGGCGATGCGCCAGCTCAATTTCAGCGGCTGGATGCACAACCGCCTGCGCATGGTCGTCGCCTCGTTTTTGAGCAAGGATCTCGGCCTCGACTGGCGGCTCGGCGAGCGCTACTTCGCGGAAAAACTCAACGACTTCGACCTCTCGGCCAACAACGGCGGCTGGCAGTGGGCGGCGTCGAGCGGTTGCGACGCGCAGCCTTACTTCCGCATTTTCAATCCGGTGACCCAGTCGGAGAAATTCGACCCGGACGGCAAGTTCATCCGCCGCTATGTGCCGGAACTCGCCGCCGTCAGCAACAAATACATCCACGCCCCCTGGCTGATGGGGCGGCTCGAGCAGGAAAGCCAGGGGATGGTGATCGGTCGCGATTATCCGGCACCGATCGTCGATCACGCCCAAGCCAGGGAACAAACCCTGGCCCGTTACGCGATCGTCAAAACGTCGGTTTAAGCCTTGCCGGCGCTGACGTAGCCGGCGATCAGGCCGAGCAGTTCGTCTTCGTCGTAGGGCTTGCCGAGATAGTTGTTGGCGCCGATCGACTCGGCGTAATTGCGGTGCTTGTCGGCAGTCCGCGAGGTGATCATGATCACCGGCAGCTGCTTCAGGCGGTCGTCGGCGCGGATGTTGCGCAGCAGGTCGAAACCGTCCATGCGCGGCATCTCGATGTCGGACAGGATGACGTCCGGCAGCACGTCGATCAGTTGCTCGAGCGCATCGACGCCGTCCTTGGCGAGGACCACCTGGTAGCCTTCGCGATTGAGCAGACGGCTGGTGATCTTGCGCACGGTCAGCGAATCGTCGACCACCATGATGGTCGGCACGCGCTTCGCACCGGCTTCCGGCTCGGCCGCAACCGGCACGGTCGACTGTGCGCTGCTGGCAGTAACCAGACGGCTGGCCAGCGCCACCGGATTGAGGATGAGCACGACCTGGCCATCGGCCAGCACCGTCGCACCGGCAATACCGACGACACGGGCAAGCTGGCTGCCGATGTTCTTGACGACGACTTCCTGGTTGCCCTTCATTTCGTCGATCAGCACGGCAACGCGCTGCGTACCCGAGCGCAGCAGCAGCACCCAGTAGCGGCGGTGCGCTTCCGGCACCGCATCGGCATTGCCGAGCAGATGCGACAGGTAATGCAGCGGATAACGGTTGCCCTGCCATTCGGCAGCGCCCTTGTCGCGCAGGATGGCGAGCGCCTTGTCCTTGAGCTCCAGCACCTGTTCGATCATCGTCGACGGCACCGCATATTGCTGGGCGCCGGCGCGAACCAGCAGGGTTTGCGTTACGGCCAGCGTCAGCGGCAGGTAGAGGCGGAAAGTCGTGCCGACACCTGGCTGCGAGGAAATTTCGATCCGGCCGCCGAGTTCGCCGACTTCCGTCTTGACCACGTCCATGCCGACGCCGCGCCCGGAAACCTGGGTCAGTTCTTCCGCCGTCGAGAAACCGGGCTGGAAGATGAAATCGTACAAAGTTGTGTCGTCGACCGTCTGGCCGGGCTGGAGCAGGCCGAGCGCCTCGGCGCGGGCGCGGATGCGTGCGGCATCCAGACCCTTGCCGTCGTCGGCCATGGTCAGGATGATTTCATTGCCTTCCTGGGCCAGGGCGACGGTGATTTCACCGACGTCGGACTTGCCGGCGGCCTGGCGTGCTTCGAGCGACTCGACACCGTGCGTCACGGCGTTGCGCAGCATGTGCTCGAGCGGCGCCAGCATCTTGTCGAGCACCGAGCGGTCCATTTCAACCTGACCGCCGACGATGTCGAGATTGGCGCGCTTGCCGACGTCCTTCGCGGTCTGCCGCACGATGCGGTAGAGACGCTCGGTCTGGCTGGCGAACGGAATCATGCGCACGCCCATCAGTTCCTGTTGCAGGCTGCGGTTCAGACGTGACTGGGCAAGGATGGCGGCATTGGCGTCATCGAGGTTCTTGAGCAGATTCTGCTGCACGGTCGCGACGTCGTTGACCGACTCGGCCATGAAGCGGGTCAGTTCCTGGAAGCGCGTGAAGCGGTCGAGTTCGAGCGGATCGAACTGCGCCTCGCCTTCCGGCGTGCTGGCAACGCGCGCCTGGATCTGGCCTTCGGCCTGGATTTCGATTTCACGCAACTGACGACGCAGGCGGATGACGTTTTCGGTCAGTTCGAGCAGCGAGCCCTTCAGGCTGCGCATTTCGCCTTCGATCCGGGCACGGGCAATCGACAGCTCGCCGGCTTCGTTGACCAGGCGGTCAATCAGGTCGGCGCGCACGCGCAGCGTGGCACGCTGGCCATGCTCGTGCTCGGCGTCGGCCTCGGCGGCCGGCGCATGTACGGCGGCCGGATGCTGAACGATATCCGCCGTAGCGGTCGACGTCTCGGCAGCGGCAATTTCTTCGGGCGGACCGGAACGCAGCAACTCGACGGCCTGTTCCAGCGTGTCGCAGCCGTTCTCGATTTCATCGATGAAGGCCGACGACGGCTGGCCGGAACGCAGCAGATCCTGGAAGCGCGTTTCCAACAGGTGGGTCAGCTCGCCAAGATTCATCGCGCCGGCCATCCGCGCGTTGCCCTTGAAGGTGTGGAGCAGGCGGGCAATCGCATGCGGCGGCGCCTCGGCGGCCGGTTCGGCACGCCAGGCACGCAGCTGGCTGGTCAGGTCACGCAGTTGGTCGGCCGCCTCTTCGAGGAAGATGGGGAGCAATTGCTCGTCCAGCTCGTCGGTGAGTTGCGGCAGTTCACGTACCGGCGCTTCCGGCAGGGCTTCGACCGGCTCGGCCACGGCATGCAGCGGAATGATTTCGGCACTGACCGGTGCAACCGGCTCGGGGGCTTCTTCAACGGCCGGGGCCGGCTGGAAAATCTCGTCCAGCGCCGCAATCAGTTGCGGTTGCTCGGCCGGCGGCAGCTGATCGGCCAGCGCGACGAACATTTCTTCGAGCGTGATGATGCTCTGGCGTACGGTTTCCAGACCTTCGATGCTGGCCGGATGGGCCGAACCGTCGCGCCGCAGCAGGGCGTGTTCGAGCGCAATCGACAGGTGATGCAGCGGCATCAGGCCGACCGTGGCGGCGATGCCGCCCAGCGTGTGCGCGGCGCGCGTCATCTCGAAGGTGGTCGGCCCGGCAGGCGCCGCCTCAAGCTGGGCGTAGCTGTCGAGCAGGGTCTGCAGATGGCCGCGCGCTTCTTCGCGGAAGATGTCGTAGAGCGTCGGCGAACTCGGGGTGGCAGACGGAATTGCCTCATTTTCCGGCGTTGACCGTGGCGCCTCGTCGAGCAGCATTTCTTCGGCGTCGGAGAAGATGATCTCTTCTTCCGGCGCGACGATTTCTTCGACGTCCCCGATTTCTTCGGCTTCGGCCGCGGCCGGCGCCTCTTCCAGCGCAGGCATGTCCGACAGTTCGGGAATTTCGGATAGATCGATGACGTCCGGTGCCGCTTCGTCCATGTCGAGCAGCGGCAGGTCGAGCACGACGGACAGCGGGTCTTCCTCGACTTCCGGCAAAGGCATCGCGATCAGCGTGCTGACAAATTGCTCATCCAGATCGGGCTCGGGCTGTGCAACGACCTCAGGCTCAGCCTCAGCCGCTGGCGCTGCCAGCGGAGCGACTTCCGGCAGGGTTTCAACACCACGCAAGCGAATCGCCTGTGCGACCAGCTCACTCGGGTCAGGCGCCAGGCCATCGCCGCTTTCCAGGTGCTTGACCCACTCGGCGAACAGCGCATGAGCGTTGGCAATCATGGCCAGCAGTTCCGGACTGGCAGCCAGATCCTGGCGCAGCCACAGATTGAGCGTCTGTTCGAGCTCCCAGGCGGTTTCGCCCAGATCGCGCAAGCCGACCATGCGGCCGCTGCCCTTCAGGGTGTGCACCGAACGGCGGATGGTGGTCAGGGCCTCGTCGTTATGCGGCTCGGCAGCGAGCAAGGCAGACTGCTCGCTGATCGTTGCCAGCACTTCGCCGGCTTCTTCGAGGAAGATCGCCAGCAGTTCGGCGTCGA carries:
- a CDS encoding hybrid sensor histidine kinase/response regulator — its product is MSAATEFDLAPLTWVKSEIDLALERAEEALTQYESVADNTQFKFCRTHVHQVHGALAIVGLDGVTQITESLEAALLALEEGNLSADGEVVPVLRQAMLAIRQYLDELMAGEPNQPLRLLPAHLALAGLRGSVRAQPSDLFFPDLSLRPPKRAEAVAPLSPEVLQRVLKAERMRYEKGLLRWLTKPAEAEAGRQLMLDALARIEATQDTPAARSFWWAAQAFVEALADPGVSGTAGINQVSSRIDLQIRRLLEGSSNVAERLMREALYHVAQAPADLKPLIAQVQSIFELPALVPPVVADASQQPRDAVLRRLREILATTEELWNKVCTGGTASLPGFAEHARNIAVLTEEIGLTDLKRLGQGLAAIANWLQEESGRYSDTVAMEVATAILLLQNAQENFKRLGTDFAQQVDLMVARLYACIAGRPAAADEEIPLLDEMTRRAQEKLLISQVAREIQNNLAQVEQALDAFFRDPAKAHDLSGLNGQIKQIGGALAMLGHMGAAASLKDCGERIQRFAEPDYTPQADDFEAVAQQLSQLGFFVDALPSGEKDFESFVRRLQGEEPVRDEDSDLVPETISAPSVETQLAQQARETHALVEALKDAPEDSRLQAELKQNLQSIQKDADLVADHALGETAKAALEALQSGDVASVDVDAALSGLKPQLTEAPQPSAATLLLAQSSHEEIDAELLAIFLEEAGEVLATISEQSALLAAEPHNDEALTTIRRSVHTLKGSGRMVGLRDLGETAWELEQTLNLWLRQDLAASPELLAMIANAHALFAEWVKHLESGDGLAPDPSELVAQAIRLRGVETLPEVAPLAAPAAEAEPEVVAQPEPDLDEQFVSTLIAMPLPEVEEDPLSVVLDLPLLDMDEAAPDVIDLSEIPELSDMPALEEAPAAAEAEEIGDVEEIVAPEEEIIFSDAEEMLLDEAPRSTPENEAIPSATPSSPTLYDIFREEARGHLQTLLDSYAQLEAAPAGPTTFEMTRAAHTLGGIAATVGLMPLHHLSIALEHALLRRDGSAHPASIEGLETVRQSIITLEEMFVALADQLPPAEQPQLIAALDEIFQPAPAVEEAPEPVAPVSAEIIPLHAVAEPVEALPEAPVRELPQLTDELDEQLLPIFLEEAADQLRDLTSQLRAWRAEPAAEAPPHAIARLLHTFKGNARMAGAMNLGELTHLLETRFQDLLRSGQPSSAFIDEIENGCDTLEQAVELLRSGPPEEIAAAETSTATADIVQHPAAVHAPAAEADAEHEHGQRATLRVRADLIDRLVNEAGELSIARARIEGEMRSLKGSLLELTENVIRLRRQLREIEIQAEGQIQARVASTPEGEAQFDPLELDRFTRFQELTRFMAESVNDVATVQQNLLKNLDDANAAILAQSRLNRSLQQELMGVRMIPFASQTERLYRIVRQTAKDVGKRANLDIVGGQVEMDRSVLDKMLAPLEHMLRNAVTHGVESLEARQAAGKSDVGEITVALAQEGNEIILTMADDGKGLDAARIRARAEALGLLQPGQTVDDTTLYDFIFQPGFSTAEELTQVSGRGVGMDVVKTEVGELGGRIEISSQPGVGTTFRLYLPLTLAVTQTLLVRAGAQQYAVPSTMIEQVLELKDKALAILRDKGAAEWQGNRYPLHYLSHLLGNADAVPEAHRRYWVLLLRSGTQRVAVLIDEMKGNQEVVVKNIGSQLARVVGIAGATVLADGQVVLILNPVALASRLVTASSAQSTVPVAAEPEAGAKRVPTIMVVDDSLTVRKITSRLLNREGYQVVLAKDGVDALEQLIDVLPDVILSDIEMPRMDGFDLLRNIRADDRLKQLPVIMITSRTADKHRNYAESIGANNYLGKPYDEDELLGLIAGYVSAGKA